The Fundidesulfovibrio magnetotacticus genome includes the window AGCCTCTAAACGACCGAGTGGCGGCCGGGCGCGTTGCCGCGCGTTCCGGCCGCCGGGCCGGGGCTTGGCCCCGGGGCGCGCCGGACGGCGGCGGCGCGGAGGCCGAGACGGACGAATGGGCCGTCCCGGCGCAGCGCCGACGTTGCTGCCCTCGATCCCGGGAGGGCTCCGCGAGACCGCGCGAGGGAACGCCAGCGCCGCTATTCCCCGATGATCTTCACCAGTACGCGCTTCCTGCGTCCGCCGTCGAACTCGCCGTAGAAGATTTGCTCCCAGGGGCCGAAGTCCAACTCGCCGGCGGTGACGGCCACCACGGTCTCGCGGCCCATGATCTGGCGTTTCATGTGGGCGTCGGCGTTGTCCTCGCCCACGTTGTGGCGGTACTGCGCCACGGGGGCGTGGGGGGCCAGTTTCTCCAGCCAGACCTCGTAATCGTGGTGCAGGCCGGACTCGTCGTCGTTGACGAACACCGAACTGGTGATGTGCATGGCGTTCACCAGCACGAGCCCTTCGCGCACGCCGGACTCGCGCAGACACTGGCGCACCTGGGGGGTGATGTTCACGAACGCCCGGCGGCCGGGGACCTCGAACCAGAGTTCCTTGCGGTAGCTTTTCATGGAGGCTTTGTAGCCGGGCGTGGCCGGGGCTTCAATCCCCGCTGCGCGTGGACTTCGACGGTGCCGTTCAATCCCCGCGTGGCGGGGGATCAGGAGTCCGGCATGGTGAAAAGGCTAGGCATCGTCCATTCAATTCCCGCTGGGCGCGGGATCAGGTCTTGTACTTGACGAGCTTGCCCGTCTCGCCGTCGATGTCTGGCGTGACGTGCACGGTGTTCTGGAGCACGTCCGGGGCCACGGCCTGGTCCTTGACCATCTCGCCCACGTAGGTGCGGATGAGTTCGCTGGGCATGGACTTGTCGTAGCGCAGAAACTCGGCGATGTCCTGCAACAGCTCCAGCTGACCTTCTGCCACTTTCATACGACACCCCTTTGCGCCTGACGCCCGTGCGGCCGTTGATTCCTCGGGCGTAATAAACCTATTCGCAAACCTTATCGGCTGCTCCGGGGCCGGACTTTAGAGGGGCGGGGTATTTTGTTGGCGCTTCGGACGTCCGTCGCGCCTGGAGCCGCGTGGAGAGCTGTTCCGGCCTGGAGAAAAGCCCGTGCGGGGACTCGGGGACTGACCGCGATCGGCTGCCGGGTAACGCCGCGGCAGAAGGAAAAGGCCGCCCCCTTGCGGGAGCGGCCTTGAGGCTGCTGATAAAGTCGGCTTTGCGGCTTTTTCAGCAGCCCTGCGCGAAGCGCAGCCTGGAGCAGGGCGGCTTTGCCGCCCGTAAGCGTATCTCACAAACCCCGCCTCGGGGTTTGTCATCAAGCAGAAGGCCGCCCCCTTGCGGGAGCGGCCTCGTTTCGTCCTTGGTTCTTCGGCCGCGCTTAGCGGATGAAGAGCATTTCCTGGTAGGAGGGCAGGGGCCAGAGGTCGTCGGCAACCACGGACTCCAGGGAGTCGGCGTAGCCGCGCACGGCCAGCATGGCGGGCAGCACCTTCTCGCACATGAACTTGGCGTGGGAGAGGGTGTCGCCGCCCTCGTGGGCCAGGAGCTTCTCCAGCTTGTCGGCCTCGACCTGCAGGGAGCGCAGCTTGGCGGTCACGTCTTCCAGGGTGGCCATCTTGAAGTCGTGTCCGATGGCCTTGAGGCTGGCGCAGGTTTCGGCCAGCTGGCCCTGGTAGCGCATGGCGGCGGGGAAGATCACCGTGCGGGCCATGCGGATCACCAAGTTGGCCTCGGTGGTCACGGTCTTCACGTACTGCTCCAGGTAGATCTCCTGGCGGCTCTTGAGTTCGGCCTCGGAGAAGATGCCGTACTTGGTGAAGAGGTCCACCACTTCCTTGGTGGTGAGCACGGGCAGGGCCTCGGGGGTGGTCTTCATGTTGGGCAGGCCGCGCTTGGCCGCTTCCTTGTGCCATTCCTCGGAGTAGCCGTCGCCGTTGAAGATGACGGCGTCGTGCTCCTGCATGATCTTCTGGAGCAGCTTCTGCACGCCTTCGTTGAACTGGCCCTTGTTCACCTTGCCCAGCTTTTCAAGCTCGGTGGCGATGTAGTCCAGCGACTCGGCCATCATGGCGTTCAGGGCCACTTGGGCACCGGCGATGGAGTGGGAGGAGCCCACGGCGCGGAACTCGAAGCGGTTGCCGGTGAAGGCGAAGGGGCTGGTGCGGTTGCGGTCGCCCGGATCCATGGGCA containing:
- a CDS encoding secondary thiamine-phosphate synthase enzyme YjbQ yields the protein MKSYRKELWFEVPGRRAFVNITPQVRQCLRESGVREGLVLVNAMHITSSVFVNDDESGLHHDYEVWLEKLAPHAPVAQYRHNVGEDNADAHMKRQIMGRETVVAVTAGELDFGPWEQIFYGEFDGGRRKRVLVKIIGE